A window of Bacteroidota bacterium genomic DNA:
TTTAATCAGCGAAATAGAATCTTCCATCGTTTGTGCACCATCATCAATACCAGGAATAAAATGAGAATGGACATCACACTTCAGCACAGATAAATCCACAGACACGTTTGATCTGGAGTTTTTGCCAAACATATTTGAAAGAAAACTCATTTTCGGAAATATTTGTCAAACCAGTCAACTGTTATAGTTAATCCCTCATCTACACTTGTTGTGGGTTTATAGTCAAGAATATTTCGGGCTTTTGAAATATCAGCAAGCGAATTTTTCACATCTCCTTTTCTTTCCTCGCGATAAATGGGATTAAGAGAAGCTCCTGTAATTTTCTTTAAAGAATGAAATAAGTCATTTACTGATATTTTTTCTCCAAACGCAATGTTAAAAACCTTGCCGATGGCTTCTTTGTTTTCACAAAACATGGCTCTAATATTTCCTTGCACGGCATTTTCCACAAAAGTGAAATCACGCGATTGATTTCCATCGCCATTAATGAAAACGGATTTGTTATTCAGTAAGCCATCAATGAAAAGAGGAATTGCAGCCGCGTATTCTCCTTTTGGATTTTGTTTCGGTCCAAAAATATTAAAGTAGCGCAGACCGATTATTTCCATATTATAAGTACGCGCAAATATGTCTGCATAAAATTCATTTACCAGTTTGCTCACGGCATAAGGAGATAAAGGTTTCCCGATTTTTTCTTCTTTCTTAGGAGAATCCGTGTTGTCGCCATACACTGAAGACGAACTGGCAAACACCACACGTTTTACACTTGCGTTTTTAGCCGCCACAAGCACCGAAAGAAATCCACTGGCGTTTGCGTTATGTGTTGCAATCGGATTTTCAATCGAACGCGGAACAGAACCTAGCGCTGCCTGATGAAAAACAAAATCAATATTCTCACAAGCAGTTTTGCAAACGTTCAAATCACAAATGTCACCATTGATGAATTTAAAATTAGAATGCCGAAAACAAGGTTTAAGATTTTCTTCAAAACCTGTTGAGAGATTATCGAGCACTACAACCTTCTTCGCATTATATTTTAATAGATACTCTACAATATTGCTGCCGATAAAACCAGCGCCACCCGTAACAAGGAAAGAATGTTTGGATAAATCGGTCGTATGGAATTTTTGTTCGTACATTATTCAAGGAGATTCATCGCAGAGTTTATCCCGCAGATGCTGAAACAAGTTCAGCATGACTTGCGGGACTCAGAATGACATAAATGTCATCTTTTGACATATTGCTGCTCATAATATTTCTGATAATCTCCGCTCGTTACATTCTTCAGCCATTCTGCATTGGCAAGATACCAGTCAACAGTTTTTTCCAATCCTTCTTCAAACTGAAGCGAAGGTTTCCATCCGAGTTCTTTCTGAAGTTTTGATGAATCAATTGCGTAGCGTAAATCATGACCAGCACGGTCTTTCACAAATGTTATCAGCTTTGCTGATCCGCCAGAATTGCGATTCAGTTTTTTATCCATGATTTTGCAAAGCAGAATTATCAAATCAATATTTTTCCATTCGTTGTTTCCACCAATGTTGTAAGTCTCTCCCTGTTTTCCTTTATGAAAAATAATATCAATCGCGCGAGCATGGTCTTCCACAAAAAGCCAGTCGCGAATGTTTTCGCCTTTTCCGTAAACAGGAACAGGTTTGTTGTTCTTAATATTATATATCGCCAACGGAATTAATTTTTCTGGGAAATGATACGAGCCGTAATTGTTCGAGCAATTGGAAATTACAACAGGCAATCCAAACGTGTCATGATACGCTCTCACAAAATGGTCGGAGCTTGCCTTGCTTGCGGAATAAGGACTGTGCGGATCATAACTTGTTTCTTCAGTGAACAAACCTGTTTCACCAAGCGAACCATAAACTTCATCCGTAGAAACATGGTAAAAAAGTTTTGATTTAGTTTCTTTCCAACTGTGTTTTGCAGCGTTGAGGAGCGTAACCGTTCCGATAACATTTGTTTTCACAAACTCCATCGGGTTGGAAATGCTTCTGTCCACATGACTTTCTGCAGCAAGATGAATTACGTTATCGAAATTATTCTTCTCGAAAAGTTTATGAATCAAATCCGCATCACAGATATCTCCTTTAACAAATTCATAATTTATTTTTTTCTCAATGTCTTTCAGATTAGCAAGATTGCCAGCGTAAGTGAGCTTGTCAAGATTCACTATTTTGTAATCGGAGTATTTGTTTACGAACAAGCGCACCACATGACTTCCGATAAATCCTGCACCGCCTGTTATGAGAATTGTTTTCGCCATTTCTTAAAGCGACCAGTAATTAATGTTCTTGATTTTTTCCCTATACATTCCTTTTACATCAACGAGAACTCCTTTTGGAGAAAGAATGGATTGAAAATATTTTTCATCCAGTTTTTTGTAGCCCTGGTGATTTACCGCAATGATTACTCCATCATAATTTTTTCCAAGCTTACTCAAACCAAAACCGTATTCGTGTTTTAACTCATCTGAATCAGCGTGCGGGTCAATCACATCAACTGTTACACCGAAGGAAATTAGTTCCTTCACAATATCTGCCACTTTCGAATTACGGATGTCGCTCACATCTTCTTTAAAAGTTGCACCCATCACCAGCACCTTAGATTTAGAAATATTTATTCCTTCAGCAATTATTTTCTTTACAAGATTTTTTGCCACATAAAATCCCATCGAGTCATTCACATATCTTCCTGAATTAATCACGCGCGCATGATAACCCAGCGATTCAGCTTTGTGCGTAAGATAATACGGGTCAACACCGATACAGTGCCCGCCAACAAGTCCGGGAGAAAATTTTAGAAAATTCCATTTTGTTCCCGCTGCTTCCAATACATCAAATGTATTGATTCCCATTTTGTTGAAAATGATAGAAAGTTCATTCATCAGAGAAATGTTCACATCGCGCTGGGTATTCTCAATTATTTTTGCAGCTTCAGCAACTTTTATAGATGGGGCTTTATGCGTTCCGGGTTCTACAATT
This region includes:
- a CDS encoding nucleotide sugar dehydrogenase, whose product is MYQELKNKKATLAVIGLGYVGLPIALAFAKKIKVIGFDINQKRVDLMKKGIDPSNELTKKDFDGCDIEFTASLDVLKKARFFIVAVPTPIDEHNLPDLKPLLGASTSVGKVLKNGDYVVYESTVYPGCTEEDCIPVLEQYSKLKFKKDFKVGYSPERINPGDKEHTITKILKVVSGCDEESLENISKVYEIIVEPGTHKAPSIKVAEAAKIIENTQRDVNISLMNELSIIFNKMGINTFDVLEAAGTKWNFLKFSPGLVGGHCIGVDPYYLTHKAESLGYHARVINSGRYVNDSMGFYVAKNLVKKIIAEGINISKSKVLVMGATFKEDVSDIRNSKVADIVKELISFGVTVDVIDPHADSDELKHEYGFGLSKLGKNYDGVIIAVNHQGYKKLDEKYFQSILSPKGVLVDVKGMYREKIKNINYWSL
- a CDS encoding SDR family oxidoreductase translates to MYEQKFHTTDLSKHSFLVTGGAGFIGSNIVEYLLKYNAKKVVVLDNLSTGFEENLKPCFRHSNFKFINGDICDLNVCKTACENIDFVFHQAALGSVPRSIENPIATHNANASGFLSVLVAAKNASVKRVVFASSSSVYGDNTDSPKKEEKIGKPLSPYAVSKLVNEFYADIFARTYNMEIIGLRYFNIFGPKQNPKGEYAAAIPLFIDGLLNNKSVFINGDGNQSRDFTFVENAVQGNIRAMFCENKEAIGKVFNIAFGEKISVNDLFHSLKKITGASLNPIYREERKGDVKNSLADISKARNILDYKPTTSVDEGLTITVDWFDKYFRK
- the rfbB gene encoding dTDP-glucose 4,6-dehydratase, which gives rise to MAKTILITGGAGFIGSHVVRLFVNKYSDYKIVNLDKLTYAGNLANLKDIEKKINYEFVKGDICDADLIHKLFEKNNFDNVIHLAAESHVDRSISNPMEFVKTNVIGTVTLLNAAKHSWKETKSKLFYHVSTDEVYGSLGETGLFTEETSYDPHSPYSASKASSDHFVRAYHDTFGLPVVISNCSNNYGSYHFPEKLIPLAIYNIKNNKPVPVYGKGENIRDWLFVEDHARAIDIIFHKGKQGETYNIGGNNEWKNIDLIILLCKIMDKKLNRNSGGSAKLITFVKDRAGHDLRYAIDSSKLQKELGWKPSLQFEEGLEKTVDWYLANAEWLKNVTSGDYQKYYEQQYVKR